GTTGTGATCCGAATGACAGTAATGGTTGGACTAGCCTCTGAGCTGAGGGACTCCCGAGAAACATGGATTGAGATCGAGTAAGCATCTCAGCCATAGACGGGGTTTGATAAGCCTGAACAAGACTTGAACTATCAACAGAGTCTCCTCTTGCTGTTGCTCTTTGCCAGGAATGTGAGCTCAGTCCTGAAAGAATATACGCCCTCCCAGAGGCCTCATATACATGCCTGCTTGCCATCCTCTCTTGCATCTCCTTGAGCTCGGCATCCAATGCAATGCAGAGGCGATCGTGGGATTTAGCTGACACGGTCTGTGACAACAACTGCCGAAAATTTTCAAGGATAGAAACTGCACCAGCTAGATCTCCCTGTTCAGCAGCAGATCTGGCTTGTGCCATAGCCTCAGCAGCTTGGAGCCTGTTTTGCTGTCTGTCCACTTCAATAGATATAACTGCTTCTCTGGCTACTTCAGGCCTTGCAATCCTGACTTCTTCACTTTCCACCGTAACCATTTCTTTGGTTAAGGCGTCCTTGTAAATACATCTCACCTTTAGCAATGAGGTTTCATTTTGAGAAGACTCTGCTGGTACGTTAACAGAAAACAGAAAATCCCTTTCTTCATCCGCATACAAATCTCCAACATCAACAAATCCTGCACGCCCATCAGCCATCACCCGGCTTGGATAACTTCCGGCTTTTAGTGAACCAACGTGAACATTAGGGAGAATACAGTGAACTCCTACTTGCAGCTCCCGCACCACAACACTCAGAAGACCTCCAATGCATTGTGCAAATGCATCCTGGATCACAACTTCAGtttcaataaaagaaaaggtcCCCCCAGAGATCTCAGATATTGAATGCATAGATGAAGCATCATGATCTGCACCAAAGCCAAAAGCATGTACCGGGACCTGGAATCCTGCATTTTCACCACCATGAATAGACGAAGGAAGAAGCAACCGGTAGTTTGGTTGGGTTTGGTTGCCCCCAGAACCACAGACAGTATAAGTATCCTGCCCATCAGAAAGCAGAATTATACTTGCAACAGGATTCTTTTCCCTTCGGTCTTCTATTACTTTTGCACCCTTTCTGAGGGCTTCCGCGATGTTAGTCCCACCATTAGCAACCAATGAATTAACAGCTTGAAGTGCTTGCTGTCTGCCCGTCTCAGTCATCCGACGGAGGGGGAAGAGACGACGTGCTGTGGATGAGAACGCAATAACTGCAAGCCTGTCATTGGAGCCAAGGCTCTGTATTACAAACCCCATTGCTCGTTTTAGCAATGCAAGCTTTGTGCCCGCCATACTGCCACTGATGTCAAGAACTGTAACTAAGTCAATTGGAGCACGAGGAGTTTGTGAGAGCTGTGCCAAGTTAACCAGGTTTCTGCTGGGATTTGTTCTCGAAACTGTATCAGCAGCTTTAAGATGAACTAAAACAGTAAAGTTATCATAAGATTTGGATCGCGGAACAGTGGATACTTCTGGAAATGTCTTAATCTCTACTGTTTTACTGGATTTGCTATCAGCAGAACTTCCGTTGCAAGGGCCTATCTCAGCGGATGTTGGTTGAATGCCCAataattcatcatcatcaaatacaCCCGGCTCAGGAGCATGAAGGAGTGGAACAATATGCCGGCGATTCAGATCTCGACGAGGAGGACGGCGGAGTGTCATCAAAGCATTATTTTGAGGCCAACCCAATGGAGGATCCCAACCAGAAGCTTGCAAGGGAATTTCTTTCCATTTCGCTCTGCAGATGGGGCAAACATGGTTGCCGTGTTTCACACTTGAAACAATGCAGTGAAAGTGGAAGCAATGCGAGCACTCAGCAGTGAAAAGTGCATGGCCGCCTCCTTGTTTTATCTTGGTCAAGCATATTGAGCACGTTTGCTGCATATAGAGAATAAACGCGAACAAAAAATCTTAAACACATGATAAGATTTATCAAAATGGAAAGGACAGTACGACAAGATTCAGGATGAGGAGcaacaaataaaaaacataaataaataatgatccGATCACAAGCTTTTGACCATATCACAAACACTGAGCTTTCATGAATCATGCCAATGTCAAAAAACTGCTGGAGACAAATTGTATACCGATCGCtaccttttttaaaaattactacTGATCCATTCTTAGCACCTCATTTTACTCCAATAACAATAAGTACCATTTACTGTGTGAGTTCATCCTAGGCAGGCAtcaataattaaaacaaagcaagtTAGCAACGACGAACTAGTATGGTCCTACACAGAGCAGGAGAGGAGAAAAGTtaacaaaaaagagagaagaaaagagggtAAGCATTTTAGGTAACATAGAGTAGGTAAACAAGAGGGGCAATGGTAGAGTTATAGGGTGCAAGTTGCAACATAGAGGTTGCAAGTTCAATTCTTTGAAACATCCTAGGGTAAGGTTTAAGTACATCCTGTCTACCCTCGATCCCGCCACTGCGGGAGCATTGTGCATGGAAGaagttcaactttttttttttatggattggGTAAACTAGGAAGTAAGCTAGAAAAACCAATAGTCACTTCTGAAATGTTTCCAAGCAAACTATTCGGCAGTACTAATGAATATGAGACGTGTAGACACAGGAGGAGGCAACTGCAAAGCCCATCTATCAAAGGAAGGGAAAACATGCATTGCTTTAAGATGTTCTTTTTCTAGCTTTTCCTTTACTTGTTTGATGAATTTCCTTGCTAGAAAGCTTGTAATCAAACAGCAAACAAACAAGGTCACATTAAAGCTGCCTTTCTTCTTTCCAAGTGAAAGAGGAAAAGGAAAGTAAAACCTGTAGTCTTCTTATACTAATGAGGGAATTGACAGTGGTCCTAAAAGTGAACCATGCATTTACTCACAAGCCCAACTAGGTGAAAACAGATGGAATGAACTACCTCTTATTTTAAATACAACTTAATTTAAGATAACAGCAAACCACATTATTCATAAAGAAAACCATATGtttaacataaaaaaattatataagcaGCAAGTAATTCTACCCATTTCACCAGAAGCATGAGAAAAGAAATCCTCAAATCCATAAAACAGAGGTCCAAATTGATTTTgcaaaatttcaaatcaataatagaAAAACTGAGAAATTTAAAGCTGAGTGATCAAATTAATGCTTCAAAACTAAGTCCCTCTTCCTTAATTGGATGCCTAGCAAATGAAAATTGACTTCCTATTTGATTATTACTATTATTGGCCTCATTGGGacccaagttaagcacaaaaatCCAATTATTGATCACTAAACAGAAAAGATCCAATTATTGAAGCAACTTCATCATCCCAGTCAATTTTTAAACAATCAACACATGACATACCAATAAGACTCAAATCCAAAGTGAAAAccagaaaagcacaaaaatcagaTACCCATAACTCCATTGCAGCTATTCTCCCACCATTTTCAAGCAACGAAGCTCAAAGAGTCAAAACCCATCAAAGACGAAGAGAgtgaaaaaggaaacaaacagaGCCTAAATACCAACTCCATTGGAAAACGAAACCCATCAAAAACAACAAGAGCAAACAAAGTCACAAAGTGAAACCTTTGAAACCCAGAAGTAGCAAACTCATGAAATGACTGAAAACAAACCTTGGAGGATTTGTTGCTCAAACTTTTGGGCAACCTTAACCCCTGAGAAGAGGGTGTTGGTGTCATCGGTGTTGAGAGCCGCATATCACAATTCGCCACCTGAGAAAGCAGAGCAGCATCAGATAATCTCTCAGTCGAGTCAGGCGGTGCTGAGTCCTCTAAAGTTGTCGGAACGTAAACACAAAGATTTCTACCCAAAGCAAGCTTTGCTTTTCTCCATTTACTCCCCattatttcttcttctccaaaagACTAGTCTCAAGAAACCCAAAAACCAAACTCAAAGAGAGATTGCTCCAAATTCCTATAAAATCTACAAGGCCGAAGCAAGACCAAGAAAAAACCAGATCTCGAAGTGCTTTTCTTGGAATTAAgctgcttttgtttttgtttaaggGGAAGTCTTGGAATGGGAGAGTAGAAAGAGATAGAGGTAATGGGTCTTTAAGAAAAGTTATGGAACACGAAAACCAAGACAAGCAGCAATGGAGGTAAGAGTTTTCTCGGGTTTTTACAGAGGAGTAGACGTAGAGAAATGTCAAAGGTTGTGACTTTGTCGCCAAGAGAAAATGGGTTTCAGAGATTTGAGAGTAATTGTGGTAATACAAAGAGTAAGACTTGCCTTCTTCTTATTGTAATCCATGGCCGccattgaagagagagagagagatagatggGGAGTCTTGACCTTAATCTGTGTGTGGGTTTTTATTGAGACTTTTGAGAATTggtaaaagaaacaaaacatatcatatcattattgttccaaacaaaaaaattaatttcataaaaataGAAAGTAAGAAATAAAGCTAATTGCGTGCTTTTATTGTTTTCCTTCATTATTGCAAATTATTCTCCTCATTGACCCTTTTACCAACCCAAGTATCTGTTCATTTGACTCTTGCTTCCCAAGTATCTGTTCATTTGACTCTTGCTTCCCCTTTATTTACATTCACTTGTAGTTACATTATTGGTGCGTTTGGTAccagggtaatggggtgtaatagttacaagggtaattaaattttaagtttacttgtgtttgttatgtcagtataacttttactcctgtaataaagtTTACTggtgggggacctgggtaataaaaagtaatgagaagttttactccaatctATTACctgtttaaataaaaaattttaaaaacccataagttatatatatatatatatatatatatatacatatacacttatgcacacacata
This genomic window from Tripterygium wilfordii isolate XIE 37 chromosome 9, ASM1340144v1, whole genome shotgun sequence contains:
- the LOC120005379 gene encoding E3 ubiquitin-protein ligase WAV3-like, which produces MGSKWRKAKLALGRNLCVYVPTTLEDSAPPDSTERLSDAALLSQVANCDMRLSTPMTPTPSSQGLRLPKSLSNKSSKQTCSICLTKIKQGGGHALFTAECSHCFHFHCIVSSVKHGNHVCPICRAKWKEIPLQASGWDPPLGWPQNNALMTLRRPPRRDLNRRHIVPLLHAPEPGVFDDDELLGIQPTSAEIGPCNGSSADSKSSKTVEIKTFPEVSTVPRSKSYDNFTVLVHLKAADTVSRTNPSRNLVNLAQLSQTPRAPIDLVTVLDISGSMAGTKLALLKRAMGFVIQSLGSNDRLAVIAFSSTARRLFPLRRMTETGRQQALQAVNSLVANGGTNIAEALRKGAKVIEDRREKNPVASIILLSDGQDTYTVCGSGGNQTQPNYRLLLPSSIHGGENAGFQVPVHAFGFGADHDASSMHSISEISGGTFSFIETEVVIQDAFAQCIGGLLSVVVRELQVGVHCILPNVHVGSLKAGSYPSRVMADGRAGFVDVGDLYADEERDFLFSVNVPAESSQNETSLLKVRCIYKDALTKEMVTVESEEVRIARPEVAREAVISIEVDRQQNRLQAAEAMAQARSAAEQGDLAGAVSILENFRQLLSQTVSAKSHDRLCIALDAELKEMQERMASRHVYEASGRAYILSGLSSHSWQRATARGDSVDSSSLVQAYQTPSMAEMLTRSQSMFLGSPSAQRLVQPLLSFGSQPKPR